Genomic DNA from Pseudomonas fitomaticsae:
CGGCCGAAGATCTCGGCGACGCGATCGATTTCCGCAGCGGTGATCACCAACGGCGGCAGGAACCGCACCACCGCACCATGACGCCCGCCCAGTTCCAGGATCAGTCCACGCTTCAGGCATTCGCGTTGCACCAGCGGCGCCAGACGCGCAAACGCCGGTGGATGGCCGAGTGCGTCCGGCGTGCCGTTCGGATCGACCAGTTCCACACCGAGCATCAGGCCACGACCGCGAATGTCGCCCAACTGCGGGAAGTCGCGCTGCAGGATGTGCAGGTGCTCGCTCAGGCGTGCGCCCATGGCGGCGGCGTGTTCGCAGACGTTGTTTTCGACCAGATAACGCATCACTGCGGAACCGGCGGCCATCGCCATCTGATTGCCACGGAACGTACCGGCGTGTGCGCCCGGCTGCCAGGTATCGAGCCAGTCCCGATAAACCACCACCGCCAACGGCAGACTGCCGCCGATGGCTTTGGACAGCACCACCACGTCCGGGGTGATGCCGGCGTGCTCGAAGGCAAACATCTTGCCGGTACGGGCGAAACCGCTCTGGATTTCGTCGACGATCAACGCGACGCCGGCCTTCTCGGTGATGCGGCGCAGACCGCGCAACCACTCGATGTCCGCCGGGATCACACCGCCCTCGCCCTGCACCGCTTCAACGATGACTGCCGCCGGCAATTGCACGCCGGCCTCGGGATCATTGAGCAGGTTTTCCAAGTAACTCAGGTTGGCCTTTACACCGGCCGCGCCACCGAGGCCGAACGGGCAACGGTAGTCATACGGGAACGGCATGAATTGCACGCCGTTGCTGAGCAGCGCGCCCAGCGGTTTTTTCGGCCCCAGGCTGCCCATCAGGCTCAAGGCCCCCTGGCTCATGCCGTGGTAACCGCCGGAGAACGACAGCACGGTGCTGCGTCCGGTGGCGGTGCGCACCAGTTTCAGCGCCGCTTCCACGGCGTCGGTGCCGGTCGGGCCGCAGAACTGGATTTTCGCTTCCTTGGCCAATGCTGGAGGCAGCAGGCCGAACAGGTCCTGAACGAACTGGTCTTTCACCGGTGTGGTCAGGTCCAGGGTGTGCAGCGGCAACTCATCGGCCAGCACCTGCTGGATCGCCTCGATCACCACCGGGTGGTTATGCCCCAGCGCCAGAGTGCCTGCACCCGCCAGGCAATCGATGAAGGTGCGCCCTTCGACATCCTCGACGTACAGGCCTTTGGCGCGTTTCAGCGCCAGGGGAATCCGGCGCGGGTAACTGCGGGCATTGGATTCCTGCTGGCTCTGACGGGCCAGCAACGGCGATTGATTGAACTGATACAGCGTTTCAGCCGGCGTGGAGGCGATCCGGGCCGACGATTCTTCAATAAGGCTGGTGGCGACTGACATCTTTCGACCCCTCAATACGCTATGGATAGTGACCAAAACTGCACACCGGGCAAATGCGCGTTCCGGTTGCGGGGCGCACATGCAGGTTTTCCTGTTCTGGAAACGCACCAGCGTGTCGAGGATTTACACCCTTGATCGAATGTCAGGCCGACAATGCCAGCGGCTTGTGCATCGGCAGGGTCAAAACGCCGTCATGCGTGGAAGGAGACGCCGCTTCGCGATACCCCAGGCGCCGGTAGAACGCCTCGCCGGTGCGCGTGCTGGCGAGCGTGACGCAAGGCCTGCCACGAATCCTCAGCCAACCCTCGAGATCGCCCATCAGCGCGCGGCCCGCGCCTCGGCGAAACCACTCCGGCTGTACATGACAGAACGTGACCTCACCATTGGCGGCGGCCATGCCGACGCCGACCGGCTTATCGTGAAGAAGCGCGATATTCAGATAGAGATGCGGATCAGCGAGCCAGGCGCTGATTTGTTCCGCCGATTGTCGGCGGACCCAGCGGTCGACCAGTTGTGGATCGTTGCGATGATCGAGGGCGCAACCGACGCGGATCGAGCGTTCGAGGATCCGGCTGATGATGCCGGCGTCGGCGACTGTGGCGGGACAGATGTAGACGGGTGCTTCCATGGCGCTGTTTCCCTCAATCCATTGAGTCAAAGGCTGGGGCGACAATAACGTCGCGGCCGGCGGATGACTAATGGAGAGAGGTTACATTTGATGTGCCTGGCAAATGTCAGACCGGTTGCAGCGGCATGGTCAGCTCGACCCGCAAACCATCCGGGCGGCTGTCGAAATGCAGGGTACAGGCGCAGCGCTGAACGATGGCCTGGACAATCGCCAGCCCCAGTCCGCAGCCGGTGCTCTGGCCGTTGCGCCAGAAGCGCTGGGTCAGGTGTTGCAGATCATCCGGCGCAATGCCCGGACCATGATCGCGCACCACGAAACGCACACGATTGGCGCTGGTTTCCAGGCTCAGCTCCACCGCGCCGTCCGTCGGTGTATGACGCAGGGCGTTATCCAGCAGGTTGCGCAAGGCCGCGATCGACAGCACCGCCGGCATTTGCAGGGGCGCACCGGACAAGCGTTCAGGCAGGTGCAGCCTGATGCGCTGGCGCTGGTCGCTGGCCGAGTCCTGAATCGCCAGTTTCGCCACCTGCTCGGCGCTGCACTGCACGCCGTCGTCGAACGACAGACTGCCCTCGACCCGCGCCAGCAACAGCAATTGCTCAAGGGTCCGGTGCAGGCGGTCGGCGCCCTCCTCGGCCCGGGCCAGGGACTGATCGCGGGCATTGCCTTCGGTCATGCGCGCCACTTGCAGGTGGGTCTTGATCGCCGTCAACGGGCTGCGCAGTTCATGGGCGGCGTCACCGGTCAGGCGTCGTTCGCGCTCGATGGTCTTGCCGATGCGCTGGAACAGCTGGTTCTGGGTTTCCAGCAGCGGTTTCAGCTCGCTGGGGAATGACTGCAACTGCAACGGTTCGAGCGAATCGGCATTGCGGCGCATCAAGGCTTCGCGCAAACGGTTGAGCGGTGCCAGGCCCTGTCCGATCCCCAGCCACAGCAGACACAGGCAGCCGAGCAGCGCCACGCCCACCGGCACCGAGGCCGCCAGCAGGATCGACATGTTCAGGGCTTCGCGCTCGATCACCCGGTCAGCGGTGGTGATGCGCACATCGCCCCGGGCCAGAGTGAAGGTGCGCCACGGAGCACCGTCGATCATCTGGTCGTGAAAGCCCATTTTCTGCGCCTCCAGTGCCTGTTCCGGGTTGTTGTGGCTGCGGGCGAGGATCTCGCCACGCAACGAGCTGACCTGACAGGCCATGCCGCCGGGAATGTTCAGTTGTTCGGCGCTGAAGTGAGTGCCTTCGCCTTTGCTCGGGATTGCCGGCAATTGCTCCAGCAGTCCGGCGACCATCCGCGCCGAGGCCACCAGTCGCTGGTCGAGGGAAAACATCATCTGGTTACGCAGGTCGCTGAGCATCCAGGCAGCCGCCAGTGCCCAGATCAGCGCGAACGCGGCGCCGAGGGTCAGGCTCAGGCGCAGGCGCAGACTCATCACTTGTCAGGTTCTCCACCATCGGCCGGGCCCAGACGATAACCCAGACCACGCACGGTTTCGACGATGCCTTTGCCCAGTTTGCTGCGCAGGTGATGGATGTGCACGTTGAGGGCGTTGCTCTCCAGCTCATCGCTGAAACCGTAGACGCTGTCCTTCAACTGCTCGGTGGACAACACCCGGCCACGGTTGTGCAGCAGGGCTTGCAGCAGGGACTGTTCGCGGCGGGACAGGTCCACCGAACGGCCGGCCAACGTGGTTTCACGGCTGCTCGGGTCGTAGGTCAGCGCGCCGTGCTCGATCAGGTTGACGCTGCGCCCGGCCACCCGGCGCAGCAGCGTTTGCAGACGGGCGAACAATTCGCGCAGATCGAATGGCTTGAGCAGATAGTCGTCCGCACCGGACTGCAAACCATCGACACGGTCGGTGACCGAATCCCGCGCGGTGAGGATCAGCACCGGGATTTCCAGGCCTTGCTGACGCAATTGCTGCAGCAGCTTGAGGCCATCTTCGTCCGGCAGGCCGAGATCGAGCACCATCACGTCGAACTCGGCGACCTTGAGGATCGCCCGGGCCTTGGAGGCGGTGTTGACGTGTTCGACCGTCAAGCCCTGGGCCGTCAGCCCGGCGACGATGCCGCTGGCGATCAACTCATCGTCTTCGCAAACCAGTACGTGCATGGGAGCTCCATGAGAAAAAACACGAGTCAAGCAGGACAGGATTAAGCGGCAATTATGGGCACTGTTTGTGCCAAGGAAAAGCATGATCCCGAATCATACGACTATGAACAATGTCTTTTTCAACCCAAGCTGATGCACCGACAACTAAAAGCCAACAAACAACTTATCAACCCATCAACTTAAACCCGACACATAGAGCAACCAACAAGATAATGCACAGATGTTATTTACCGCGATAACCTTCCAACGCAACAAAAACAAATACCACCAAACGAACTCCACTTAATCAAGAAGAAAGATCAAATGTCCAAACTTAAAGATTTTGTAGCCATCGATTGGCGCTCCGGCACTGACCGTATTTATTTCTTCCTCAAAGATAACGACACCTATTCCCGCTACGACAATGGCGACGAAAAAATATCAGGTGATTATCCGCAACCGATCAAGGGCAACTGGGACGGGTTCGATGCCCATGCCAAGAACCTGCGATTCGGATTCACCCAAACACAGACGGGCGACAAGGATATTGCCTGGTTGTTCTTTTACAATGGCGACCGTCCATGGGTTTGTGCCTATGACCAGGACAAAGACAAGGTTGACGCGTTTTACAACCTTTCCAACTCTCTCTGGACGCCGATCCTGCCCTACTTTGAAAGAATCATCGCCGGCACATGGCTGGAAGCGCTCGGATACAAATCCCTGTTTCGCTTCCTGTTGGATGATGGAACTCATCTGACATTCGACACTATAAAGCAACAAATAAAGCACGACCCCACAGCGGTGTTACCCGGACTTGCACCTTATAAACATCGTCTTGTTACTGCGGCTCAAGTTGATCCCACTTTCAGCGACAACCTCTGGTACATCTTCCTGACCAATGACCAGTTCGTGACCTACAACATGCAAAAAGGCCGGGTCGAAGGAGGCGTGCACAATGTCAGTGGCAGATTCGCCGGGTTGACCCGGGGTCTCTGACTCCCCAAACCGTCTGCAACGCTGTAGCGTCGCGCAGGTTCGACGCATGGAAATGCCCGGTTAATCATCGGTTAATCGCCGCCGCCCATTGTGCTCATCACTTGCACAGGGACAAGGCTCCACCATGCGTCATTTTTTTCTATTGTTTGCACTGTTGATTTCGAGTCTGGCCCAGGCAGGGAATGATCCCTTTGCATCAAAACCGGAGTTCCTGCCGGTCGACAAGGCGTTCGTACTGACCTCGGAACGTCTGGATTCCGGTGAGACCCAGCTGTTCTGGCAAATTGCCGACGGCTACTACCTGTATCAGAAGCGCCTGAAGTTTGACGGGCTGGCAACGCAAAACGTCCCGGCCCTGCCCGAAGGCGAGTCCCACAGCGACGAGTATTTCGGCGAACAACCGGTTTATCGCCAGGGTCTGGAATTGAAGATTCCGGCAGCCGCCCAAGGCCAGATCAAGGTCAGTTATCAGGGCTGTGCCGACGCTGGTCTTTGCTATCCACCACAGACCCGAGTGATCGACCTCGGCGGCAAAGCCGCTGCAACGACAGATGAAGCGCCGGATCAAGCACTGGCCAGCGGCCTGCAACAGCACTCGCTGGGTTGGAGTCTGCTGGTGTTCTTCGGCTTGGGCCTGCTGCTGGCGTTTGCACCGTGTTCGTTGCCGATGCTGCCGATTCTGGCGGGCATGGTGGTGGGCAGCGGCGCCACGCCCCGTCGCGGTTTCGCGCTGGCCAGCAGCTATGTGATTTGCATGGCGCTGGTGTATGCGGCAATGGGTGTCATCGCCGCGCTGCTGGGAGCGAACCTTCAGGCCTGGTTGCAAAACCCATGGCTGCTCGGAACGTTCGCGGCGGTGTTCGTGATTCTGGCGCTGCCGATGTTCGGCTTCTTTGAACTGCAATTGCCGGTGGCCGTGCGTGATCGGCTGGAGCACGCCTCGCGCAGTCGCAGCGGCGGCAGCCTGGTCGGAGCGGGGGTACTGGGTGCGTTGTCCGGCCTGCTTGTCGGCCCGTGCATGACCGCACCGCTGGCCGGTGCCCTGCTCTACATCGCGCAAAGCGGCAATGCCCTGCACGGCGGCTTGATCCTGTTTGCCCTGGGCATCGGCATCGGCATCCCGCTGTTGGTGCTGGTGACGGTCGGCAATCGTTTCCTGCCGAAACCCGGCGCGTGGATGAACCTGCTCAAGGGCGTGTTCGGCTTCCTGTTCCTGGGTACGGCGGTGTTGATGCTGCGTCCGGTGCTGGACTCGTCGCTGTGGCTCGCACTGTGCGGTGCGTTGCTGCTGATCGCGGCCTACAGCGCCTGGAAACAGTCCGAAGGCTTCGGTCGGGTAGCCCAGTTGTTCGGAGCCAGCTCGCTGTTGCTGGGACTGTGGGGCAGCTTATTGGTCGTGGGTGCAGCAGGCGGCAGCGATGATCCGTTTCAACCGTTGCAGGTGTATAGCGCCGGACGCACCGGCACGGCTGCACCGAACGGTCATGAAGCGTTCATTACGATCAAGGATCCAGCGGCCCTGCAACGCGAACTCGACACCGCCAAAGCGCAGGGCCAGTGGGTGTTGCTCGATTACTACGCCGACTGGTGCACGTCGTGCAAAGTCATGGAGAAACAGGTGTTCGGCCAGGCGCGGGTGATGCAGGCCCTGAGCGATGTGCGCTTGCTCCGACTCGACGTCACCGCCGACAATGCCGCCAGCCGCGAACTGCTCGGCCGTTATAAAGTGCCGGGGCCACCGAGTTTCGTGTGGATCGGCGCCGACGGCGAAGAGCGCCGCAGCCAGCGCATCACCGGCGAGGTCGATGCCGATACTTTCCTGCAACGCTGGACCACCACCCGAGACGCCCGTTAATGCTGACCTTCACCCTCGGCACCTTTGCCATCGCACTCAACCACCTGCTGCTGATCAGCGCGCTGGCGCTGGCGACCTTCGTCGGCTGGCGGGTGGCCAAGCGCGGCGGTGACAACCCCGAGTCGGCGCTGTTCAGCCTGTTTCTGCTCGGCATGCTGGCGGCGCGCATTGCGTTTGTCGCTGTGTACTGGGGCCACTATCGCAACGATCTGTGGCAGATCATCGACCTGCGCGACGGCGGTTTTCTCGCCTGGCCGGGGGTGATCGTGCTGCTTCTCGCAGCGCTGTATCGTGGCTGGCGCCGGCCGGGTTTGCGTCGACCGCTGGGGTTCGG
This window encodes:
- a CDS encoding aspartate aminotransferase family protein, which produces MSVATSLIEESSARIASTPAETLYQFNQSPLLARQSQQESNARSYPRRIPLALKRAKGLYVEDVEGRTFIDCLAGAGTLALGHNHPVVIEAIQQVLADELPLHTLDLTTPVKDQFVQDLFGLLPPALAKEAKIQFCGPTGTDAVEAALKLVRTATGRSTVLSFSGGYHGMSQGALSLMGSLGPKKPLGALLSNGVQFMPFPYDYRCPFGLGGAAGVKANLSYLENLLNDPEAGVQLPAAVIVEAVQGEGGVIPADIEWLRGLRRITEKAGVALIVDEIQSGFARTGKMFAFEHAGITPDVVVLSKAIGGSLPLAVVVYRDWLDTWQPGAHAGTFRGNQMAMAAGSAVMRYLVENNVCEHAAAMGARLSEHLHILQRDFPQLGDIRGRGLMLGVELVDPNGTPDALGHPPAFARLAPLVQRECLKRGLILELGGRHGAVVRFLPPLVITAAEIDRVAEIFGRALSAATAAL
- a CDS encoding GNAT family N-acetyltransferase, translating into MEAPVYICPATVADAGIISRILERSIRVGCALDHRNDPQLVDRWVRRQSAEQISAWLADPHLYLNIALLHDKPVGVGMAAANGEVTFCHVQPEWFRRGAGRALMGDLEGWLRIRGRPCVTLASTRTGEAFYRRLGYREAASPSTHDGVLTLPMHKPLALSA
- a CDS encoding ATP-binding protein, with product MSLRLRLSLTLGAAFALIWALAAAWMLSDLRNQMMFSLDQRLVASARMVAGLLEQLPAIPSKGEGTHFSAEQLNIPGGMACQVSSLRGEILARSHNNPEQALEAQKMGFHDQMIDGAPWRTFTLARGDVRITTADRVIEREALNMSILLAASVPVGVALLGCLCLLWLGIGQGLAPLNRLREALMRRNADSLEPLQLQSFPSELKPLLETQNQLFQRIGKTIERERRLTGDAAHELRSPLTAIKTHLQVARMTEGNARDQSLARAEEGADRLHRTLEQLLLLARVEGSLSFDDGVQCSAEQVAKLAIQDSASDQRQRIRLHLPERLSGAPLQMPAVLSIAALRNLLDNALRHTPTDGAVELSLETSANRVRFVVRDHGPGIAPDDLQHLTQRFWRNGQSTGCGLGLAIVQAIVQRCACTLHFDSRPDGLRVELTMPLQPV
- a CDS encoding response regulator, giving the protein MHVLVCEDDELIASGIVAGLTAQGLTVEHVNTASKARAILKVAEFDVMVLDLGLPDEDGLKLLQQLRQQGLEIPVLILTARDSVTDRVDGLQSGADDYLLKPFDLRELFARLQTLLRRVAGRSVNLIEHGALTYDPSSRETTLAGRSVDLSRREQSLLQALLHNRGRVLSTEQLKDSVYGFSDELESNALNVHIHHLRSKLGKGIVETVRGLGYRLGPADGGEPDK
- the dsbD gene encoding protein-disulfide reductase DsbD, with protein sequence MRHFFLLFALLISSLAQAGNDPFASKPEFLPVDKAFVLTSERLDSGETQLFWQIADGYYLYQKRLKFDGLATQNVPALPEGESHSDEYFGEQPVYRQGLELKIPAAAQGQIKVSYQGCADAGLCYPPQTRVIDLGGKAAATTDEAPDQALASGLQQHSLGWSLLVFFGLGLLLAFAPCSLPMLPILAGMVVGSGATPRRGFALASSYVICMALVYAAMGVIAALLGANLQAWLQNPWLLGTFAAVFVILALPMFGFFELQLPVAVRDRLEHASRSRSGGSLVGAGVLGALSGLLVGPCMTAPLAGALLYIAQSGNALHGGLILFALGIGIGIPLLVLVTVGNRFLPKPGAWMNLLKGVFGFLFLGTAVLMLRPVLDSSLWLALCGALLLIAAYSAWKQSEGFGRVAQLFGASSLLLGLWGSLLVVGAAGGSDDPFQPLQVYSAGRTGTAAPNGHEAFITIKDPAALQRELDTAKAQGQWVLLDYYADWCTSCKVMEKQVFGQARVMQALSDVRLLRLDVTADNAASRELLGRYKVPGPPSFVWIGADGEERRSQRITGEVDADTFLQRWTTTRDAR